The Methanobacterium lacus genome includes a region encoding these proteins:
- a CDS encoding Ig-like domain-containing protein — protein MKKQFIFVSALIFVFLIIGTVSSASASDTLQPKVKSINPTNNSFNVPTYHNLTIKFTEPVKAGNNYITLKNSKGTSVQFKKIISGNTLTIKPTSNLSRGVKYVLYLHTGCVKDLSGNNISIFKSCFTTDSTGPKLTSIDPVKNAFNVNLNKTISLKFTEAIKFGNNQIELVKSNGAHVSFTKMIKGNALYIKPQSLSSGTKYFLTFHTNSLKDISGNGVAYYKSYFVTSSGLNTNHPLSTVKICFIHHSSGGNWLSNGNGNLGAALNRNNYYVTETDYGWSAEDGDNLGDRTDTVNWPEWFKDRKMSHVYQNNYHSAYTNTIGNPGGENDIIIFKSCFPNSKVGSSIDDEKEIYNSLKTYFAAHPNKLFVLITPPGETQVSSYKLTKDLCNWLVDKDGWLKGYTGKNVLVYDFYGTLSETNSHHRYYNGVIQHVYASDYDGISPYHDGDDHPNALGNQKATNEFITLLNIAYNRWKNL, from the coding sequence TTGAAAAAACAGTTTATATTTGTCTCAGCGTTAATTTTTGTTTTTCTAATAATTGGAACAGTTTCAAGTGCCAGTGCGTCAGATACTCTTCAACCAAAGGTTAAAAGTATCAATCCTACAAATAACTCTTTTAATGTACCAACTTATCATAATCTCACCATAAAATTCACAGAACCTGTTAAAGCTGGAAATAATTATATAACACTAAAAAACAGCAAAGGAACATCTGTTCAATTTAAAAAGATTATAAGTGGAAATACTTTAACAATCAAACCAACCTCAAACCTTTCTAGAGGAGTTAAATATGTTCTATACCTACACACTGGCTGTGTTAAAGATCTTTCAGGCAACAACATCTCCATATTCAAATCTTGTTTTACAACAGACAGTACCGGACCTAAATTAACATCAATTGATCCTGTCAAAAATGCATTTAATGTGAACTTAAACAAAACAATAAGCTTAAAATTTACAGAAGCAATTAAATTTGGAAATAACCAAATTGAATTGGTTAAATCAAATGGTGCACATGTTTCATTCACTAAAATGATCAAAGGAAATGCTTTATATATAAAGCCTCAGTCTCTTTCAAGTGGCACCAAATATTTCCTCACCTTCCATACCAACAGCTTAAAAGATATATCTGGAAACGGAGTAGCCTATTACAAATCCTACTTTGTAACATCTTCTGGTTTAAACACTAATCATCCATTATCCACGGTGAAAATTTGTTTCATTCATCATTCAAGTGGGGGTAATTGGTTGTCAAATGGAAATGGAAATTTAGGGGCAGCACTTAACCGCAACAACTACTACGTAACAGAAACAGACTACGGGTGGAGTGCTGAAGATGGTGATAATTTAGGTGACCGTACAGATACAGTCAACTGGCCTGAATGGTTTAAGGATAGAAAAATGTCCCATGTATATCAAAACAATTACCACTCTGCCTATACCAACACCATAGGCAATCCCGGGGGCGAAAACGATATCATAATATTCAAATCTTGCTTCCCAAACAGCAAAGTAGGTTCCAGCATTGATGATGAAAAAGAAATCTACAACAGCTTGAAAACATATTTTGCAGCACATCCAAACAAGTTATTCGTACTCATAACTCCACCTGGAGAAACACAGGTAAGTAGTTACAAATTAACCAAGGATCTCTGTAATTGGTTAGTTGATAAAGATGGATGGTTAAAAGGATACACTGGTAAAAATGTGTTGGTCTATGATTTTTATGGTACACTATCAGAAACCAACTCCCATCACAGATACTACAACGGAGTAATTCAACATGTCTATGCCTCTGATTACGATGGTATATCTCCCTATCATGATGGAGATGACCACCCAAATGCACTAGGTAATCAAAAAGCAACCAATGAATTTATAACCCTATTAAACATTGCTTATAACCGTTGGAAAAACCTTTAA
- a CDS encoding sulfurtransferase TusA family protein, translating to MAEVKVDVKGETCPVPLVEMRKAIKNASEGEIIEVEGTHPASKKEIPMAVEALGSEIVDIQETNGVWKIKIRK from the coding sequence ATGGCCGAAGTCAAAGTAGATGTTAAAGGAGAAACATGTCCTGTACCTCTAGTAGAAATGAGAAAAGCCATCAAAAATGCTTCTGAAGGAGAAATAATAGAGGTGGAGGGAACCCATCCAGCATCCAAGAAGGAAATTCCAATGGCAGTTGAGGCATTGGGATCAGAAATTGTGGACATCCAAGAAACCAACGGTGTCTGGAAAATTAAAATTCGTAAATAG
- a CDS encoding cyclase family protein, producing the protein MKTVILSYPIENNSPHYIGTTEPSLEPLTQIKNGDDYNTYKITVGNHSGTHIDAPKHFVDTGRSILDYSPEELSFKNPIVLDCPKNPYELIEIKDISDADFDKCECLLFKTGFGKFRETDLQKYLTKSPGIAVETVDWIRETHPQIRCLGIDTISMSRYRDAENAKQTHITGFKTSPNYGEPLLFIEDMNLDMDEELTIKEVMVVPWQIKGVDSTPCTVIGFF; encoded by the coding sequence ATGAAAACAGTAATTTTATCCTACCCAATAGAAAACAACTCTCCACATTACATAGGTACCACAGAACCATCTCTGGAACCTTTAACCCAAATAAAAAATGGAGATGATTACAACACCTACAAGATTACCGTTGGAAATCACAGCGGAACCCATATTGATGCTCCAAAACATTTCGTTGACACTGGAAGATCTATATTAGATTACAGTCCAGAAGAATTAAGCTTTAAAAATCCCATTGTGCTCGACTGTCCCAAAAATCCCTACGAACTCATAGAGATCAAAGACATTTCAGACGCAGACTTTGATAAGTGTGAATGTCTGCTCTTTAAAACCGGGTTTGGAAAATTCAGAGAAACAGACCTTCAAAAATATCTGACTAAAAGTCCAGGGATAGCAGTGGAAACAGTTGATTGGATCAGGGAAACCCATCCACAAATCCGCTGCCTTGGAATAGATACCATATCCATGTCAAGATATCGAGATGCTGAAAATGCAAAACAAACCCATATTACAGGCTTTAAAACCAGCCCAAACTATGGAGAACCCCTCCTCTTCATCGAAGATATGAACCTCGACATGGATGAAGAACTAACCATAAAGGAAGTTATGGTTGTTCCATGGCAGATCAAAGGAGTTGACAGCACACCCTGCACTGTGATCGGTTTTTTTTAA